One genomic window of Piliocolobus tephrosceles isolate RC106 chromosome 19, ASM277652v3, whole genome shotgun sequence includes the following:
- the LOC111526838 gene encoding keratin-associated protein 10-1 isoform X1 encodes MAASTMSVCSSACSDSWQVDDCPESCCEPPCCAPSCCARAPCLTLVCTPVSCVSSPCCQAACEPSPCQSGCTSSCTPSCCQQSSCQPACCTSSPCQQSCCVPVCCKPACCVPVCCKPVCCVPICSEDSSSFCQQSSCQPACCTSSPCQQACCVPVCCKSVCCVPVCSRASTSCCQQSSCQPTCCTTSCCRPSSSVSLVCRPVCRSTCCVPVSSCCAPASSCQPSCCRPASCVSLLCHPVCSRRAC; translated from the exons atgGCCGCGTCCACCATGTCCGTCTGCTCCAGCGCTTGCTCTGACTCCTGGCAGGTGGACGACTGCCCAGAAAGCTGCTGCGAGCCCCCCTGCTGTGCCCCCAGCTGCTGCGCCCGGGCCCCCTGCCTGACCCTGGTCTGCACCCCAGTGAGCTGTGTGTCCAGCCCCTGCTGCCAGGCGGCCTGTGAGCCCAGCCCCTGCCAATCAGGCTGCACCAGCTCCTGCACACCCTCATGCTGCCAGCAGTCTAGCTGCCAGCCGGCTTGCTGCACCTCCTCCCCCTGCCAGCAATCCTGCTGTGTGCCCGTCTGCTGCAAGCCC GCctgctgtgtgcctgtgtgctgCAAGCCTGTGTGCTGTGTGCCCATCTGCTCTGAGGATTCCTCTTCATTCTGCCAGCAGTCTAGCTGCCAGCCGGCTTGCTGCACCTCCTCCCCATGCCAGCAGGCCTGCTGTGTGCCTGTCTGCTGCAAGTCCGTctgctgtgtgcctgtgtgctctAGGGCTTCCACTTCATGCTGCCAGCAGTCTAGCTGCCAGCCGACTTGCTGCACCACCTCCTGCTGCAGACCCTCCTCCTCTGTGTCCCTTGTCTGCCGCCCCGTGTGCAGGTCCACCTGCTGCGTGCCCGTCTCCTCCTGCTGTGCGCCCGCCTCCTCCTGCCAGCCCAGCTGCTGCCGCCCGGCCTCCTGCGTGTCCCTCCTCTGCCACCCTGTGTGCTCCCGCCGGGCCTGCTGA
- the LOC111526838 gene encoding keratin-associated protein 10-3 isoform X2: protein MAASTMSVCSSACSDSWQVDDCPESCCEPPCCAPSCCARAPCLTLVCTPVSCVSSPCCQAACEPSPCQSGCTSSCTPSCCQQSSCQPACCTSSPCQQSCCVPVCCKPVCCVPACCVPVCCKSVCCVPVCSRASTSCCQQSSCQPTCCTTSCCRPSSSVSLVCRPVCRSTCCVPVSSCCAPASSCQPSCCRPASCVSLLCHPVCSRRAC from the exons atgGCCGCGTCCACCATGTCCGTCTGCTCCAGCGCTTGCTCTGACTCCTGGCAGGTGGACGACTGCCCAGAAAGCTGCTGCGAGCCCCCCTGCTGTGCCCCCAGCTGCTGCGCCCGGGCCCCCTGCCTGACCCTGGTCTGCACCCCAGTGAGCTGTGTGTCCAGCCCCTGCTGCCAGGCGGCCTGTGAGCCCAGCCCCTGCCAATCAGGCTGCACCAGCTCCTGCACACCCTCATGCTGCCAGCAGTCTAGCTGCCAGCCGGCTTGCTGCACCTCCTCCCCCTGCCAGCAATCCTGCTGTGTGCCCGTCTGCTGCAAGCCCGTCTGCTGTGTGCCT GCCTGCTGTGTGCCTGTCTGCTGCAAGTCCGTctgctgtgtgcctgtgtgctctAGGGCTTCCACTTCATGCTGCCAGCAGTCTAGCTGCCAGCCGACTTGCTGCACCACCTCCTGCTGCAGACCCTCCTCCTCTGTGTCCCTTGTCTGCCGCCCCGTGTGCAGGTCCACCTGCTGCGTGCCCGTCTCCTCCTGCTGTGCGCCCGCCTCCTCCTGCCAGCCCAGCTGCTGCCGCCCGGCCTCCTGCGTGTCCCTCCTCTGCCACCCTGTGTGCTCCCGCCGGGCCTGCTGA